A stretch of Anaeromyxobacter dehalogenans 2CP-1 DNA encodes these proteins:
- a CDS encoding flagellar biosynthetic protein FliO, which produces MTAGLRGLPARPGARAAAAGLAAAGVLLLLSRAPGDLAPAAARGGLAACAVGALAALARRRGARARPAPALVIVARAPLSRDAGLALVEVDGRRLLVGFGSDRVALLDGAPAATAPGDRP; this is translated from the coding sequence GTGACCGCCGGGCTCCGCGGGCTCCCCGCCCGGCCCGGCGCGCGCGCCGCCGCCGCCGGGCTCGCCGCCGCCGGCGTGCTGCTGCTCCTCTCCCGCGCCCCCGGAGACCTGGCCCCGGCCGCCGCGCGCGGCGGGCTGGCCGCCTGCGCGGTCGGCGCGCTCGCCGCGCTGGCGCGCCGCCGCGGCGCCCGGGCGCGCCCCGCACCGGCGCTGGTGATCGTGGCCCGCGCGCCGCTCTCGCGCGACGCCGGCCTGGCGCTGGTGGAGGTGGATGGGCGCCGGCTGCTGGTCGGGTTCGGGTCCGACCGGGTCGCGCTGCTCGACGGCGCGCCGGCGGCGACCGCCCCGGGAGACCGGCCGTGA
- a CDS encoding VIT1/CCC1 transporter family protein encodes MNVRTDLWLQNLLDERDGAALYEGLARHEKDPARAASFRELAAAERRHAQVWERKLLKEGVAVPPDRPSSRVRALVWLARRLGSAAVLPMVLETEAGDADKYDQQGGEATEIAAEERAHRQVLAGMHGPDAPQGARALIGDRERWHRGGGRAGSIRAAIFGMNDGLVSNLSLILGVAGAGVAPGTVLVTGFAGLLAGAFSMAAGEYTSVASQRDLLARQIALEKREIEEAPEEEAAELALIFKQKGLSTEQASRTAAEILKNPESALDTLVREELGLDPEDLGSPMGAAGSSFAMFSVGALVPIVPFLVTSGTPAVISSAILAGGILAGVGGAVGFLSGTSVWRSALRMAGLAALAAGVTYAVGRIFGASIS; translated from the coding sequence ATGAACGTGCGCACCGACCTGTGGCTCCAGAACCTGCTCGACGAGCGCGACGGCGCCGCGCTGTACGAGGGGCTCGCCCGGCACGAGAAGGACCCCGCCCGCGCGGCGAGCTTCCGGGAGCTGGCCGCGGCGGAGCGGCGCCACGCGCAGGTCTGGGAGCGCAAGCTCCTCAAGGAAGGCGTGGCGGTCCCGCCGGACCGGCCCAGCTCGCGCGTGCGCGCGCTGGTGTGGCTGGCGCGGCGCCTGGGCAGCGCGGCGGTGCTGCCCATGGTCCTCGAGACCGAGGCCGGCGACGCCGACAAGTACGACCAGCAGGGCGGCGAGGCGACGGAGATCGCCGCGGAGGAGCGCGCGCACCGGCAGGTGCTGGCCGGCATGCACGGGCCGGACGCGCCGCAGGGCGCGCGGGCGCTCATCGGCGACCGCGAGCGGTGGCACCGCGGCGGCGGGCGGGCCGGGTCGATCCGCGCTGCGATCTTCGGGATGAACGACGGGCTCGTGTCCAACCTGTCGCTCATCCTCGGGGTGGCCGGGGCGGGCGTCGCGCCGGGCACCGTGCTCGTCACCGGGTTCGCCGGGCTGCTGGCGGGCGCGTTCTCGATGGCGGCGGGCGAGTACACCTCCGTCGCGAGCCAGCGCGACCTCCTCGCCCGGCAGATCGCGCTCGAGAAGCGCGAGATCGAGGAGGCCCCGGAGGAGGAGGCCGCCGAACTCGCGCTCATCTTCAAGCAGAAGGGGCTCTCGACGGAGCAGGCGAGCCGCACCGCCGCCGAGATCCTGAAGAACCCGGAGAGCGCGCTCGACACGCTGGTGCGAGAGGAGCTGGGGCTCGACCCGGAGGACCTCGGCTCGCCTATGGGCGCGGCGGGCTCGTCCTTCGCGATGTTCTCGGTGGGCGCGCTCGTGCCCATCGTGCCGTTCCTGGTGACCTCCGGCACGCCGGCGGTGATCTCGAGCGCGATCCTGGCGGGCGGGATCCTGGCCGGCGTGGGCGGCGCGGTCGGGTTCCTCTCCGGCACGAGCGTGTGGCGATCCGCGCTGCGGATGGCAGGGCTCGCGGCGCTGGCGGCCGGGGTCACCTACGCGGTGGGGCGGATCTTCGGGGCCAGCATCAGCTAG
- the sctR gene encoding type III secretion system export apparatus subunit SctR: MIAAALAASAGPVADRPAEMLVLLALLALVPAALVMLTSFLKISVVLSIARSALGAPQVPPNTVVTGLALVLTMLVMAPVAERAAALARPAPGERGLAASLAALQRGAGPVKAFLARFARPDDRAAFLDVARRLRAPDAAPPADDDLAVLAPAFVVSELRRAFTIGFLVFVPFLVVDLVISNVLLALGLTQLSPTSVALPFKLLLFVAVDGWKLLARALALSYAG, translated from the coding sequence GTGATCGCCGCCGCGCTCGCCGCCTCCGCCGGCCCGGTGGCCGACCGGCCCGCCGAGATGCTGGTGCTGCTCGCGCTGCTCGCGCTCGTGCCCGCGGCGCTGGTGATGCTCACCTCGTTCCTGAAGATCTCGGTGGTCCTGTCGATCGCGCGCTCGGCGCTGGGCGCGCCGCAGGTGCCGCCGAACACGGTCGTCACCGGCCTCGCGCTGGTGCTGACGATGCTGGTCATGGCGCCGGTGGCCGAGCGCGCGGCCGCCCTGGCGCGGCCCGCGCCCGGCGAGCGCGGCCTCGCGGCCTCGCTGGCGGCGCTCCAGCGCGGCGCCGGGCCGGTGAAGGCGTTCCTCGCGCGCTTCGCGCGGCCCGACGACCGGGCCGCGTTCCTCGACGTGGCGCGGCGGCTCCGCGCGCCGGACGCCGCCCCGCCGGCGGACGACGACCTGGCGGTGCTCGCGCCCGCGTTCGTGGTGTCCGAGCTGCGCCGGGCCTTCACCATCGGCTTCCTGGTGTTCGTGCCGTTCCTGGTGGTGGACCTGGTGATCTCGAACGTGCTGCTCGCGCTCGGCCTCACCCAGCTCTCGCCCACCTCGGTCGCGCTCCCGTTCAAGCTCCTCCTCTTCGTCGCCGTCGACGGGTGGAAGCTCCTCGCCCGCGCCCTGGCGCTGTCGTACGCAGGGTGA
- a CDS encoding response regulator transcription factor, giving the protein MPPPPDRPEISALATAALDAALEAIPAPAVVVRAPASILLANARARTLLAADRERVMEVLRAPPAADARTPARFAVEGHPGHALVVLPDLDGDARHRVQVISRRWGLTPRQAAVLARVAQGDTNRTVASRLGCSEKTIELHVSALLAKTRCTSRSHLVATFWTDPCDGARTAAALR; this is encoded by the coding sequence ATGCCGCCGCCGCCCGACCGGCCGGAGATCTCCGCCCTCGCGACGGCCGCCCTCGACGCGGCGCTCGAGGCCATCCCCGCGCCCGCGGTGGTGGTCCGCGCGCCCGCCTCGATCCTGCTCGCGAACGCGCGCGCCCGGACGCTCCTCGCCGCGGACCGCGAGCGGGTGATGGAGGTGCTCCGCGCGCCCCCGGCCGCCGACGCGCGCACGCCCGCCCGCTTCGCGGTCGAGGGCCACCCCGGCCACGCGCTGGTGGTCCTGCCGGACCTGGACGGCGACGCGCGCCATCGCGTGCAGGTGATCTCGCGACGCTGGGGGCTCACGCCGCGGCAGGCCGCCGTGCTGGCCCGCGTGGCGCAGGGCGACACGAACCGCACCGTGGCGTCGCGGCTCGGCTGCTCCGAGAAGACCATCGAGCTGCACGTGTCGGCGCTGCTCGCGAAGACCCGGTGCACCAGCCGCTCGCACCTGGTGGCGACGTTCTGGACCGACCCCTGCGACGGGGCGCGGACCGCGGCCGCCCTGCGCTGA
- a CDS encoding FliM/FliN family flagellar motor switch protein, with product MALPFVLPAVSRGHAELTSAARRLGAEVAEAAAASLSALVGAEVSVAGRAVPGRAWPRPAVARIALDLPALPGTAILEVEPALVVRVVDRMAGGDGAPAPAASLTPVEVTALELLALAALDGACGVAELEERLSPRLARADAEPAGALAVELEVTAGPARGRARLLLPPAAVRALRGPAELDRQLPMPGSVRRGRAALTAAELDALEPGDVLVVDPPADGRDALVLPGGLRALGRIDGEGFHVEETEMAERHAQLPVTLEVELARVDVPLAEVARLEPGSVLALNLDRRGLVTLRLGERAIARGELVDVEGAVGVRILSLEVAP from the coding sequence ATGGCGCTTCCGTTCGTCCTCCCCGCGGTCTCGCGCGGCCACGCAGAGCTGACGTCCGCGGCCCGCCGGCTCGGGGCCGAGGTCGCCGAGGCGGCGGCGGCCTCGCTCTCGGCCCTCGTCGGCGCCGAGGTGTCGGTGGCCGGCCGCGCGGTGCCCGGCCGCGCCTGGCCCCGCCCCGCGGTGGCCCGGATCGCGCTCGACCTGCCGGCGCTGCCCGGGACCGCGATCCTGGAGGTCGAGCCGGCGCTGGTCGTACGCGTGGTGGACCGGATGGCCGGCGGAGACGGCGCGCCCGCTCCGGCTGCGTCGCTCACGCCGGTGGAGGTGACCGCGCTCGAGCTGCTCGCCCTCGCCGCGCTGGACGGCGCGTGCGGCGTCGCCGAGCTGGAGGAGCGGCTGTCGCCGCGCCTCGCCCGCGCCGACGCCGAGCCCGCGGGCGCGCTCGCCGTCGAGCTGGAGGTCACGGCGGGGCCGGCGCGGGGCCGCGCCCGCCTGCTGCTGCCGCCCGCGGCCGTTCGCGCGCTGCGCGGGCCGGCGGAGCTCGACCGGCAGCTCCCGATGCCGGGCTCGGTGCGCCGCGGGCGCGCCGCGCTCACCGCGGCCGAGCTGGACGCGCTCGAGCCCGGCGACGTGCTGGTGGTGGACCCGCCCGCGGACGGGCGCGACGCGCTGGTCCTGCCGGGCGGGCTCCGGGCGCTCGGGCGGATCGATGGCGAAGGCTTCCACGTGGAGGAGACGGAGATGGCCGAACGGCATGCGCAGCTCCCGGTGACGCTCGAGGTCGAGCTGGCCCGGGTGGACGTCCCGCTCGCCGAGGTGGCGCGGCTCGAGCCCGGCTCGGTGCTCGCGCTGAACCTCGACCGCCGCGGGCTGGTGACCCTGCGCCTGGGCGAGCGCGCGATCGCGCGGGGCGAGCTGGTGGACGTGGAGGGCGCGGTGGGCGTCCGCATCCTGTCGCTGGAGGTGGCGCCGTGA
- a CDS encoding flavohemoglobin expression-modulating QEGLA motif protein, with protein sequence MPPDVFRRVSDEILRAQRPIRVLRSINWDPAVHERFFRGGARELPRPEYPPLGFEPEKKIKELRAIRRQVRGKNPVEDLLRRKCDEFIALAQLLAARGTKRFYELSRRIYGDPRDRFPDHNVDNLAIARMWASRPRARDEELVHDAEQAAARVAEICNPLLGGHVKAVVRTRLTANAAAGGTSITLRKGARFSERQVRALAHHEGLWHVLTSLNGYRQPHLPVLGVGLPRHTESQEGGGIVAEFLTGHITDERYIELGERTIAIDMAARGADFLEVYRYLLARFPPEKAALMSERVFRGGLLEGGAPFTKDAAYQRGYCRTFNFLRAALEQRDVELVRAFLAGKMSVDDAELVRDLVEEGICVGPVYLPEWFIDIDRLNAIATHSVTMNRFSLPSVTRYYARRRGTRPPAEAPGRAREADTEEGPARLAGADEGDLGE encoded by the coding sequence GTGCCGCCCGACGTGTTCCGCCGCGTCAGCGATGAGATCCTGCGCGCGCAGCGGCCCATCCGCGTGCTGCGGTCCATCAACTGGGATCCCGCGGTGCACGAGCGCTTCTTCCGCGGCGGCGCGCGCGAGCTGCCCAGGCCGGAGTACCCGCCGCTCGGCTTCGAGCCGGAGAAGAAGATCAAGGAGCTGCGCGCCATCCGCCGGCAGGTGCGCGGCAAGAACCCGGTGGAGGACCTGCTCCGCCGCAAGTGCGACGAGTTCATCGCGCTCGCGCAGCTCCTCGCCGCGCGCGGGACGAAGCGCTTCTACGAGCTCTCCCGCCGCATCTACGGCGACCCGCGCGACCGCTTCCCCGACCACAACGTGGACAACCTCGCCATCGCGCGCATGTGGGCCTCGCGCCCGCGCGCGCGCGACGAGGAGCTGGTCCACGACGCCGAGCAGGCGGCGGCGCGCGTGGCGGAGATCTGCAACCCGCTGCTGGGCGGGCACGTGAAGGCCGTGGTCCGGACCCGGCTCACCGCCAACGCCGCCGCGGGGGGCACCAGCATCACGCTCCGCAAGGGCGCGCGCTTCTCCGAGCGGCAGGTGCGGGCGCTCGCGCACCACGAGGGGCTGTGGCACGTGCTCACCTCGCTGAACGGCTACCGGCAGCCGCACCTCCCGGTGCTGGGCGTGGGCCTCCCCCGCCACACCGAGTCGCAGGAGGGCGGCGGCATCGTGGCCGAGTTCCTCACCGGCCACATCACCGACGAGCGCTACATCGAGCTCGGCGAGCGGACCATCGCCATCGACATGGCGGCGCGGGGCGCCGACTTCCTCGAGGTGTACCGGTACCTGCTGGCGCGCTTCCCGCCGGAGAAGGCGGCGCTCATGAGCGAGCGCGTGTTCCGCGGCGGGCTGCTGGAGGGCGGCGCGCCGTTCACGAAGGACGCGGCCTACCAGCGCGGCTACTGCCGGACGTTCAACTTCCTGCGCGCGGCGCTGGAGCAGCGCGACGTGGAGCTGGTGCGCGCGTTCCTGGCCGGCAAGATGAGCGTGGACGACGCCGAGCTGGTGCGGGACCTGGTGGAGGAGGGGATCTGCGTCGGACCGGTCTACCTGCCGGAGTGGTTCATCGACATCGACCGGCTGAACGCGATCGCCACGCACAGCGTGACCATGAACCGCTTCTCGCTGCCCTCGGTGACCCGCTACTACGCGCGCCGCCGCGGTACGCGGCCGCCGGCCGAGGCGCCCGGGCGCGCGCGCGAGGCGGACACGGAGGAAGGGCCGGCACGGCTCGCCGGCGCGGACGAGGGCGATCTGGGCGAGTGA
- the sctS gene encoding type III secretion system export apparatus subunit SctS, which translates to MDPALLHLGREALLLVLVLSAPPLGAALLVGLVTGVLQAATQVQEQTLGVVPRLVAVVISLAIAAPWIGARAVRFAADCFALVPRIAP; encoded by the coding sequence ATGGATCCCGCCCTCCTCCACCTCGGCCGCGAGGCGCTCCTGCTCGTGCTGGTGCTCTCCGCCCCGCCGCTCGGCGCCGCGCTCCTGGTCGGCCTCGTCACCGGCGTGCTCCAGGCCGCCACGCAGGTCCAGGAGCAGACGCTGGGCGTGGTCCCGCGCCTCGTCGCGGTGGTGATCTCGCTCGCGATCGCGGCGCCCTGGATCGGCGCCCGCGCGGTGCGGTTCGCCGCCGATTGCTTCGCGCTCGTGCCCCGGATCGCGCCGTGA
- a CDS encoding secretion protein, whose product MRLAPLALPLTLALAGCSGEALLHGLDEPQANDVLVALDEGGIAAEKAREDGADAGWEVRVAAADAVRARRVLAERDLPRQRPAGFDAVLAKGSMVPTATEEHALYLHALSGELARSIEAIDGVVGARVHLGLPQADPFRPGERPAPRAAVLVRCRAAACAAVRALEPGLRALVAGAADGLDAAAVSVVFAEAPQTTAPPPPPRRGRSPVLLALAAAAGAAAIAVGGGAGVRWRRGKPS is encoded by the coding sequence ATGCGCCTCGCACCCCTCGCGCTCCCGCTCACCCTGGCGCTGGCCGGCTGCTCCGGCGAAGCGCTCCTGCACGGCCTCGACGAGCCGCAGGCGAACGACGTCCTCGTCGCGCTCGACGAGGGCGGGATCGCCGCGGAGAAGGCGCGCGAGGACGGCGCCGACGCCGGCTGGGAGGTGCGCGTCGCCGCGGCCGACGCCGTCCGCGCGCGGCGCGTGCTGGCCGAGCGCGATCTGCCCCGGCAGCGCCCGGCCGGCTTCGACGCCGTGCTCGCGAAGGGCTCGATGGTCCCGACGGCCACGGAGGAGCACGCGCTGTACCTCCACGCGCTCTCGGGCGAGCTCGCGCGCAGCATCGAGGCCATCGACGGCGTGGTGGGCGCGCGCGTGCACCTCGGCCTGCCGCAGGCGGATCCGTTCCGGCCGGGCGAGCGGCCCGCGCCGCGCGCCGCGGTGCTGGTGCGGTGCCGCGCGGCGGCGTGCGCCGCGGTGCGGGCGCTCGAGCCCGGGCTCCGGGCGCTGGTGGCCGGGGCCGCGGACGGGCTCGACGCCGCGGCGGTGTCGGTGGTCTTCGCGGAGGCGCCGCAGACCACCGCGCCGCCTCCGCCACCCCGCCGCGGGCGCTCGCCGGTGCTGCTCGCGCTCGCGGCCGCGGCCGGCGCGGCGGCGATCGCGGTGGGCGGCGGCGCGGGGGTGCGCTGGCGCCGGGGGAAGCCGTCGTGA